The proteins below are encoded in one region of Knoellia sp. S7-12:
- the pepN gene encoding aminopeptidase N: MPGKNLTRVEAEERAALVSVEAYAVELDLTTSDTTFATTSTLTFASTQGASTFVDFLGESVEKVTLNGEVVEPAYDGSRIAIGGLAASNELRIEATGKYMNTGEGLHRFVDPVDDEVYLYSQFEVPDSRRMYPVFEQPDLKARFTFTVTAPSHWQVLSNSPTPQSTPTDRDGVATWAFTATEPISSYITALVAGPYDVVRDSLTSRRGEVPLGIFCRKSLTQFLDADNLFDLTKRGFEFFEAEFDQPYPFEKYDQIFTPEYNMGAMENAGCVTFNEMYVFRSKVSDAIVERRGLTVLHELAHMWFGNLVTMKWWNDLWLNESFAEWASTTAQSEATEWTEAWTTFGTHEKDWAYRQDQLSSTHPIVAPIRDLEDVEVNFDGITYAKGASVLKQLVAYVGREPFRDGLRAYFAKHKWSNTTLDDLLDELEATSGRDLRTWSRAWLETAGVNTLRPVIEVDDRGRISSAVIEQTFAKGFETIRPHRLAIGLYAVELGGAQGARLVRTNRLELDLVGARTEVPELIGRVQPDMVLVNDDDLTYAKIRLDERSLATALEHVRSFESSLPKSLVLASAWDMTRDAEMSARTFVDLVLEVLPGESDSTLIRTLIAQLSTAVNLYVAPENRVATRRSTLERVWDAAKSAAPDSDAQLQLVTAAAGFTTTGDDTAYLRGLLSGTESLEGLTLDTDMRWTLLTGLAGANALEDGEIDAELARDATATGRERAARARASIPTPEAKEAAWKAAIEDEGLSNSMVDAYGLGFGRTGDVSALEPFVGRYHEVLKSLQDKGSMALIESIVVGFYPRGLASVELRDATQAWLDAHTDSPDALRRIVAENRDPITRALAAQERDAQA; encoded by the coding sequence GTGCCCGGCAAGAACCTCACCCGCGTCGAGGCCGAGGAGCGCGCCGCGCTCGTGTCGGTCGAGGCATATGCGGTCGAGCTCGACCTCACGACGTCCGACACGACGTTCGCGACCACGAGCACCCTCACCTTCGCCTCGACGCAGGGGGCCTCGACCTTTGTCGACTTCCTCGGCGAGTCCGTCGAGAAGGTGACGCTCAACGGGGAGGTGGTCGAGCCGGCATACGACGGCTCCCGTATTGCGATTGGCGGCCTGGCCGCGAGCAACGAGCTGCGGATCGAGGCCACCGGCAAGTACATGAACACCGGTGAGGGCCTGCACCGCTTCGTCGACCCGGTCGATGACGAGGTCTACCTCTACAGCCAGTTCGAGGTCCCGGACTCGCGCCGCATGTATCCCGTGTTCGAGCAGCCCGACCTCAAGGCGCGCTTCACGTTCACGGTGACCGCGCCGAGCCACTGGCAGGTGCTGTCCAACTCCCCCACACCGCAATCGACCCCCACCGACCGCGACGGTGTCGCGACGTGGGCGTTCACGGCGACCGAGCCCATCTCGAGCTACATCACCGCGCTCGTCGCCGGTCCCTACGACGTCGTGCGCGACAGCCTGACGAGCCGACGCGGTGAGGTGCCGCTCGGCATCTTCTGCCGCAAGTCGCTCACGCAGTTCCTCGACGCCGACAACCTCTTCGACCTCACCAAGCGCGGATTCGAGTTCTTCGAGGCCGAGTTCGACCAGCCGTACCCGTTCGAGAAGTATGACCAGATCTTCACGCCCGAATACAACATGGGCGCGATGGAGAACGCCGGCTGCGTGACGTTCAACGAGATGTACGTCTTCCGCTCCAAGGTCTCCGACGCCATCGTCGAGCGCCGCGGCCTCACCGTCCTTCACGAGCTCGCCCACATGTGGTTCGGCAACCTCGTGACGATGAAGTGGTGGAACGACCTCTGGCTCAACGAGTCCTTCGCCGAGTGGGCGTCGACGACCGCGCAGTCCGAGGCCACCGAATGGACCGAGGCGTGGACGACATTCGGCACCCACGAGAAGGACTGGGCCTACCGCCAGGACCAGTTGTCCTCGACCCACCCGATCGTCGCGCCGATCCGCGACCTCGAGGACGTCGAGGTCAACTTCGACGGCATCACCTACGCCAAGGGTGCGTCGGTGCTCAAACAGCTCGTCGCCTACGTGGGGCGCGAGCCGTTCCGCGACGGGCTGCGCGCCTACTTCGCGAAGCACAAGTGGAGCAACACGACCCTGGACGATCTCCTCGACGAGCTCGAAGCCACGTCGGGTCGCGACCTGCGCACCTGGAGCAGGGCCTGGCTCGAGACTGCCGGGGTCAACACGCTGCGCCCGGTCATCGAGGTCGATGATCGCGGCCGCATCTCCAGCGCCGTCATCGAGCAGACCTTTGCCAAGGGCTTCGAGACGATCCGCCCCCACCGCCTCGCCATCGGCCTGTATGCCGTGGAGCTGGGTGGCGCTCAGGGCGCCCGACTCGTGCGCACCAACCGTCTCGAGCTCGACCTCGTCGGTGCGCGCACCGAGGTGCCCGAGCTCATCGGTCGCGTGCAGCCCGACATGGTCCTCGTCAACGACGACGACCTCACCTACGCCAAGATTCGGCTCGACGAGCGTTCTCTCGCAACGGCGTTGGAGCACGTGCGGTCGTTCGAGAGCTCTCTGCCCAAGTCCCTCGTCCTTGCGTCCGCGTGGGACATGACGCGCGACGCCGAGATGAGCGCGCGCACCTTCGTCGACCTCGTTCTCGAGGTGCTCCCCGGCGAGTCCGACTCGACGCTCATCCGCACCCTCATCGCGCAGCTGTCCACCGCGGTCAACCTCTATGTCGCCCCGGAGAACCGGGTGGCCACGCGCCGCTCGACCCTCGAGCGGGTCTGGGACGCCGCCAAGTCGGCCGCGCCCGACAGTGACGCGCAGCTCCAACTCGTCACAGCGGCAGCCGGTTTCACCACGACGGGTGACGACACGGCATACCTGCGTGGGCTTCTCTCGGGCACCGAGAGCCTCGAGGGACTCACGCTCGATACGGACATGCGGTGGACGCTCCTCACCGGACTCGCGGGCGCGAATGCCCTGGAGGACGGCGAGATCGACGCCGAGCTGGCGCGTGACGCCACGGCCACGGGTCGTGAGCGCGCGGCACGGGCACGTGCGTCGATCCCCACTCCCGAGGCCAAGGAGGCCGCGTGGAAGGCCGCGATCGAGGACGAAGGTCTGTCGAACTCGATGGTTGACGCCTACGGTCTCGGATTCGGTCGAACGGGGGACGTGAGCGCTCTCGAGCCATTCGTCGGGCGATACCACGAGGTGCTGAAGTCGCTGCAGGACAAGGGATCCATGGCTCTCATCGAGTCGATCGTGGTCGGCTTCTATCCGCGCGGGCTGGCCTCGGTCGAGCTGCGGGATGCCACGCAGGCCTGGCTCGATGCCCACACGGACTCCCCCGACGCCCTGCGCCGGATCGTCGCCGAGAACCGCGACCCCATCACCCGCGCCCTCGCGGCGCAGGAGCGTGACGCCCAGGCATGA
- a CDS encoding disulfide bond formation protein DsbA: protein MSDEQRHTAEFWFDPLCPWAWMTSRWMGEVQQIRPVDVTWSVMSLSVLNEGRELPPSYRALMDRGWGPARVVTAATELHGAEVIKPLYDAIGTAIHPGGEDDFDAAIAKGLAEAGLPADLAKYASSDEYDTQMRASTQRALDLVGDDVGTPVISVDGVSFFGPVVTPAPKGEAAGRLWDGCVLVASTPGFFELKRSRTAGPQFD, encoded by the coding sequence ATGAGCGATGAGCAGCGGCACACCGCCGAGTTCTGGTTCGACCCCCTGTGCCCCTGGGCCTGGATGACCTCGCGATGGATGGGTGAGGTCCAACAGATCCGCCCCGTCGACGTGACCTGGTCGGTCATGTCCCTCTCAGTCCTCAACGAGGGGCGTGAGCTGCCGCCGTCGTACCGCGCGCTCATGGACCGTGGCTGGGGTCCCGCGCGGGTCGTCACAGCCGCGACCGAGCTGCACGGCGCCGAGGTCATCAAGCCGCTCTACGACGCCATCGGCACGGCGATCCACCCCGGTGGCGAGGACGACTTCGACGCCGCCATCGCCAAGGGACTGGCCGAGGCGGGGCTCCCCGCGGATCTCGCGAAGTACGCCTCCTCGGACGAGTACGACACGCAGATGCGCGCCTCCACACAACGGGCCCTCGACCTCGTCGGTGACGACGTCGGCACCCCCGTCATCTCCGTCGACGGCGTCTCGTTCTTCGGGCCCGTGGTCACGCCGGCACCCAAGGGTGAGGCAGCCGGCAGGCTCTGGGACGGTTGCGTGCTCGTCGCGAGCACGCCGGGCTTCTTCGAGCTCAAGCGCAGCCGCACCGCCGGGCCCCAGTTCGACTGA
- a CDS encoding ribose-5-phosphate isomerase, protein MRVHIGGDHAAYDLQQDLIAFLEAEGHDVTNHGPFEVDPLDDYPVFVLRAAEAVAADDDSLGVVLGGSGNGEQMAANKVAGVRAALCYNDELAQLAREHNDARVISLGGRMNTVEEARSMVRTFVTTPFSGEERHQRRIDMVSAYEGTKTLPDLP, encoded by the coding sequence ATGCGCGTTCACATCGGCGGCGACCACGCGGCATACGACCTTCAGCAGGACCTCATCGCCTTCCTGGAGGCCGAAGGGCACGACGTGACCAACCACGGTCCCTTCGAGGTCGACCCCCTCGACGACTATCCCGTCTTTGTGCTGCGCGCGGCGGAGGCGGTTGCTGCTGACGATGACTCGCTCGGGGTCGTGCTCGGTGGCTCGGGCAACGGTGAGCAGATGGCGGCCAACAAGGTCGCTGGCGTGCGCGCCGCCCTCTGCTACAACGACGAGCTGGCCCAGCTGGCACGCGAGCACAACGACGCGCGAGTCATCTCTCTGGGTGGGCGCATGAACACTGTCGAGGAGGCCCGCTCCATGGTGCGCACCTTCGTGACCACGCCCTTCTCGGGCGAGGAGCGCCACCAGCGCCGGATCGACATGGTGAGTGCCTACGAAGGCACCAAAACGCTGCCTGACCTGCCCTGA